One genomic segment of Cottoperca gobio chromosome 21, fCotGob3.1, whole genome shotgun sequence includes these proteins:
- the LOC115026404 gene encoding trace amine-associated receptor 13c-like, producing the protein METSEGAELCFPQLNNSCKKPIPAQSEAMLTYTVVSFISLPTVALNLLVIISISHFRQLHTPTNLLILSLAVSDFFVGLLLMPVGIISTDACWFLGDLMCALYYVADVIITSSSVGNMVLISIDRYLAICDPLRYTTRVTLNRTKVCVCLCWICSFLYNCLIFKDFLRQPDSYNSCYGECVFVINYITGAVDFVFTFIGPVTVIIVLYMRVFVVAVSQARAMRSHIAAVTLQRSVGGTAKKSEMKAARTLGIVVVVFLMCFFPYYSPSLKGEDMEESSSSSLVAVWLLYFNSSLNPVMYAFFYPWFRKSIKLIVTFKILRPDSCDTKIL; encoded by the exons atggagactTCAGAAGGAGCTGAACTCTGCTTTCCACAACTCAACAATTCCTGCAAGAAACCCATACCAGCTCAGTCAGAGGCCATGCTCACTTACACCGTGGtgtccttcatctctctgcccACTGTAGCTCTCAACCTGCTGGTCATCATCTCTATCTCCCACTTCAG gcagctccacacccccaccaacctcctcatcctctccctggctgtctcaGACTTCTTCGTGGGCCTCCTGCTGATGCCTGTTGGAATCATTTCAACAGATGCTTGCTGGTTCCTGGGTGACCTAATGTGTGCTCTGTATTATGTTGCAGATGTCATCATTACATCTTCTTCAGTTGGAAACATGGTGCTCATATCAATTGATCgttatttggctatttgtgaccctctacgttacaccaccagagttactctgaacagaacaaaagtctgtgtttgtctctgttggatttgctcttttctctataattgtctcattttcaaggactttctgagacaacctgattcatataattcctgctatggagagtgtgtatttgtcATTAACTATATCACAGGAGCTGTTGACTTTGTCTTTACCTTTATTGGCCCCGTTACTGTCATCATAGttctgtatatgagagtgtttgtggTGGCTGTGTCTCAGGCTCGAGCCATGCGCTCTCATATTGCAGCTGTTACACTCCAGCGTTCAGTTGGTGGAACTGCTAAGAAATCTGAGATGAAAGCAGCCAGGACTCTcggtattgttgtagttgtgtttctaatgtgtttctttccatATTACTCTCCATCACTGAAAGGTGAGGATATGGAAGAGAGCAGTTCATCCTCACTTGTTGCAGTCTGGCTGCTGTATTTTAACTCTAGTCTAAACCCAGTGATGTATGCCTTCTTTTACCCCTGGTTTAGAAAATCTATCAAACTCATTGTTACCTTTAAGATACTTCGGCCTGACTCTTGTGATACTAAAATACTgtag
- the cd28 gene encoding cytotoxic T-lymphocyte protein 4 encodes MFLTRCVMLWILLTVLSLPVWSDVKVIQQYKVVSADGTAKVQCFIQPSYHQTPHYPYPEPEELRVTLLKGLHGTQKLCSSILNFTEQREAGVEKEGEVQCSAEAREGALEVTVSGLKAADTDLYRCEVQIFYPPPYLRLTGNGTLIHVLGSSDCPVLGAQRQISNPGDEGEDEEGEERTAAVSVPVVVLVVLVIFVLIIIIYFQTLQCERGRRDVRAVPSVLHKADAAALSCSNFA; translated from the exons ATGTGAAGGTGATCCAGCAGTATAAAGTGGTGAGCGCTGATGGTACGGCTAAGGTCCAGTGCTTCATCCAACCCTCGTACCACCAAACCCCGCACTACCCCTACCCTGAACCCGAGGAGCTGCGTGTGACTCTGCTGAAAGGGCTCCACGGCACCCAGAAACTCTGTTCGTCCATCCTCAActtcacagagcagagagaggcaggTGTGGAGAAAGAGGGTGAG gtgcaGTGCTCTGCTGAGGCGAGAGAGGGCGCTCTGGAGGTGACAGTGTCCGGACTGAAAGCCGCAGACACAGATCTGTATCGCTGTGAGGTACAGATCTTCTACCCACCACCATACCTGCGGCTCACTGGCAACGGCACACTCATTCATGTCTTAG GCAGCTCTGACTGTCCCGTGCTGGGGGCTCAGAGACAGATCTCAAATCCAGGTGATgaaggagaggatgaagagggtGAGGAGAGGACGGCAGCAGTCAGTGTTCCTGTGGTTGTTCTGGTGGTACTGGTCATATTTGTCCTCATCATCATTATCTACTTCCAG acTCTACAGTGTGAACGAGGGCGGAGGGATGTCCGAGCGGTGCCCAGCGTGCTTCACAAGGCGGATGCTGCTGCACTTTCATGTTCAAACTTTGCATGA
- the LOC115026617 gene encoding uncharacterized protein LOC115026617 produces MTACSFNIYIIFTTYLSFIFYPSHGFEVIQPQKRTVNADLSASISCEHTADVNSVEDVRLNSKSSTNKYRLLCQKGKTDCKNIIMHQENPKKWLFILLNIGPEAMNMTYECEFTVIKDDLDLTKTGKPTVLLPGQKEVACAPLPPPPAPPPPPPPPPHQLRWILIGVLALMFLYSCVITSIYIILKCSNTDPENSTYVEMRKAPRLRNQPSDIYCG; encoded by the exons ATGACGGCTTgcagcttcaacatctacatCATCTTCACAACTTATCTGAGCTTCATCTTCTACCCAAGCCATG GGTTTGAGGTGATTCAGCCACAGAAACGGACTGTGAACGCAGATCTGTCCGCCTCCATCAGCTGTGAACACACGGCGGACGTCAACTCTGTCGAAGACGTTCGACTCAACAGCAAATCATC AACAAACAAATATAGACTGCTCTGCCAGAAGGGGAAGACAGACTGTAAAAACATCATCATGCATCAAGAGAATCCCAAAAAATGGCTTTTCATTTTACTCAACATCGGGCCAGAGGCCATGAACATGACGTACGAGTGTGAGTTCACGGTGATAAAAGATGATCTGGATCTCACCAAGACGGGAAAACCAACCGTACTCCTGCCAG GTCAAAAGGAAGTGGCctgtgctcctcttcctcctcctcctgctcctcctcctcctcctcctcctcctcctcatcagctCAGGTGGATTCTGATTGGTGTGCTGGCTCTGATGTTCCTGTACAGCTGTGTCATCACCTCCATCTACATCATACTGAAG tgcaGCAACACAGATCCCGAGAACTCCACCTACGTAGAAATGAGGAAAGCTCCTCGGCTAAGGAATCAACCGTCGGACATTTATTGTGGGTAG